GCCCGGCTTCGCGAGCGTCGGCGACCAGCTCGCAGATCTGCGCGAGCCCCGGCTGCGGGACCCGTCCGTCGCTGTCGTCGCGGAGGACTCCGAGGATCGACCGCATCTCCCGCAGCGCCTGGGAACTGGTTCGCTCGATGGTCTTCAACGCCTCGCGTGCCTGTTCCGGTCGCTTGTCGAGCACGTGCGCGGTGACGCCGGACTGGACGTTGATGATGGCGATGGCGTGGGCGACCGTGTCGTGGACCTCGCGCGCGATCCGAAGCCGTTCCTCGTCGACCCGGGCTCGCGCTTCCTCCTCGCGGGTCCGCTCCGCCAGCTCGGCGCGTTCGAGCGCTTCGGCCGCGATGACCTTCCTCGTGCGAACGCTCTCGCCCAGAGCCGCACTCATGACCGAGGCACCGATCCGGAAGAAGACCCATCCGATGGCGGCTCGCGGCTCGATGTCCGCGGCGGCGATCAGCCACACCGTCGCCAGGACCGCGGTCCCTCCACCGGCCATCAGCAGCGAGCGACGCCCGTCGCCGAGCGCGGTGAGCGTGTACAGGGCGACGAACAGCCCGAGCCAACCAGGGCCGTCAGGGAAGTCCAAGGTGTAGTAGGTCAGGCTGGCGAGCGCGGTCACCACGAACACCACGACCGGCCATCGGCGGCGCACGGTCACGGCAAGCCCGCTGATGACCAAGAGGCCGTAGCCCAGGTAGCCGAGATCGGCCAGCGGGCGCACGACCACCTCGGGTTCTCCGCTGATGCGGGTGATCGTGCCCTGGACCTGCATCACGGTGATGAAGAGCGCCAGCAGCACGTCCTGGGCCCACACGGGCGGCCGGAGTGACATGCGGCGATCATAGGTTTCCCACCCGGGCTTCCGCCTACGTCGAGGAGCGCGGTTCCACGCGAGCCGACTACGTCGATCGACGTACTGCCCGACGCGCGACGCCGGAGGACGCGAGGGGTTCAGGACGTGACGATCGTCTTGCCCTTCGACGAAAGGATTCCCGATGTCCTCCTTCTTCACCGTGCTGTCCGCCGCCGGGTTCGGCACCGGACGGCTCCTGCCCACCACTGCCGCCGTTCTCGGGCTGATCAGCGTGATCATCGGCGGGCTGGCCCTGGCACGGGGCGGGCGGGTCCTCGTCCGCACGGCCCTGGTGACGGGACTGGTCAGCTCGGTCGTCGGCGGGCTGCACATCGCCAACTCCGCCGGTGGTCTCGGCACCGGCAACGGCTTGGCCGGGGCGATCGTGGCAGTCGCCCTGGGACTGATCGGCGTGGTCGTCTGCGGCCTGGCCCTCCGCCGTGTCCGGTGATTCGGTTGGGCAGCCCGCATTGAGCATGACCAGCGCCGACAGGTCCTGACCAGGACAGGCGCTAGAGCCTGTCCTCAAGGGGGTTGCATGTGGCCTGCCTGAATCTTGTGCTGTGGCGCGTAGGCATGAGCGCCGCCGGTGCCCGCCGTGCTACCGGATCGCACGCAGAGGGCACACGACGGGCACGCCGAGCCAGATGATCATGCTATTGGTCGGTCGCGGGGCGGGCCCACTACCAAGCTCCATCTTGCCTGTGACAGGCATGGACGTCCGCTGTCGGTGGTGTTGACCCGGGGCAACGTCAACGACTGCACCCAGTTCACCAGGGTGGTCGAGGCGATCCGGCTCCGCCGTCCCGGTCCGGGCAGGCCGGGTCGCCGCCCAGACCGGGTGCTCGCGGACAAGGGCTACTCCAGCCGGGCCATCCGGGGCTACCTGCGCCGCCGTGGCATCACGGCGACCATTCCCGAACGCAGGGACCAGCGGGCCAACCGGGCACGGGGCGGTCGGGCCGGTGGTCGTCCACCCGCCTTCGATGCCGAGAGCTACAAGCGCCGCAGCGTGATCGAGCGCTGCTTCCAACGACTCAAGCAGCACCGGGCGATCGCCACCTGGTACGACACGACGGCCGTGTCGTACCAGGGCATGATCGATCTGGCCACGCTGCTGATCTGGCCTTGAGGACCGGCCCTAGAACGGCGCCGGGTCGGCGATGGGTTCGAGTTCGGTCTCGATCACCTTGCCACTCGGTGTGGTCCACGCATGCGTCCCGTCCGGCCGGTTCTCGCAGGACCAGTTGGAGTGGGTCTTCATCCGGTGGTGGTGCCTGCAGTTGGGCCGCAGGTTCGCGATGGTGGTGTTGGTGCCATCGAACGGGCAACAATGATCCAGGTCGCAGCGGTGCGCGGGCTGGTTGCAGCCGACCATCGTGCACGTCGGATACCGCGCGTTGATCAACTCGCGTTGCGCCGGGGTGGGCCGGTAGGTGGTGATGTGCTCAGCCATCCCCGTCACCGGGTCAGTCAGGATGCGCTTCCAGATCCCATTCGCCGCCACATCCGCCACGATCGGCGCGGGCAGCGGCCCGTACCCGGCCAGCATCACCGGGTCCTTGGTCAGGTCCAGGATGTTCGTGATCGGCATCGTCAGGTTCACGCACACCTCACCCTGCGGGGCGGGTGTTTCCCTGCCCATCAACAAATCCGCCGCGACATCCGACCGCTTCTGATCCAGCGTTCGGTCATCCTTCGGCAATGCCCGGGCGATCCGGTCGATGCGATCGAAGGCCAGCGCCGCGTCGAGGGCCGGGAGGACGACGCGCAGGGAGGCCATGCCGTCGTCGAGGTTGAACTTCTCCACCAACCGCTGCTTGCGCTTCTCCTCATGACGCCGCAACGCCGCCTCGGCATCGAGCTTGAGGACATACCGCCGGGCATACCGTTGAGAGGCGGTGTAGTTATGCGACGCGGCATGGTTGATCAGCACAGGTTCGGCAATCGCCTGGTTGGCCGCGTCGAGGACACTGACCTGATCAATAATCATCAACGCCTTGCCCTCATCGATCCGCCCCTCCGACAACGCCTCCAACACCACCGGGTGCTCCACCAGCGACATCGCCCGATCGATCAGCTTGTTGCCCTTGACCTGAGAGACACGCAGCAGCGGCATCAAGACATCCCCGGCATACTGCTGCACTTGCGGATCCAGGTCGTCATAGAGCTTCATCAGGGTTAAGGCGAAGTCCGCGACAGCCTTACCGATCGCGGCGTAGGCGGCGACGAGGTCGTCTTCGATATCGGCAGCGGCCATACCCTTATTTTAGCGTCTGCAAATAGTGGATCATGGCTCTACGGAGTGCACTTTCCCTTACGCCCCAACGGTTTCAGCAAACGAAAGCCGGTTCCAGCTTACGTGAGGTAAGGCTGGGACGGTCGGCTTTACCTGGGGTGCGCGTGCCATACGCTTCCCGCGAGGGCCGGAGTTTCATCCCGTGCCCCCGAAAGGCCCACGGGCACGCGCAAGGGGCCCCAGGTCAAGTCGACCCCACGCCGGAAACAGCCGACCCCACGCCGGAACCAACGCAAGCCGGAAGTTCAGCCGACCGACGTGGCGCGATACCGCCCAGGCGCTACCCCATAAGAACGCTTGAACGCCTTGGAGAACGCGTACTCCGACCCATAGCCACAGCTATCCGCAATGGCGCGCAACGACTTCGTCGACTCGCGGAGCATCCGCGCGGCCATCGTCATCCGCCACCACGTCAGGTACCCCAGCGGTGTGTCACCGACGATCGCGGTGAAGCGCTTGGCGAAGGCAGCCCGCGACAGCCCTGCCCGCTCCGCAAGAGCCGCGACGGTCCACTGCTGTTCGGGGTGGCGGTGGATCTGGCGCAGCGCGGCGGTGACCGCCGGATCGCGCAAAGCACTCGCCCAGCCGGCGCGGTCTGCGGGCTGGTCGTCCAACCAGGCCCGCAGAACGTAGAGCAGCAGCATGTCGACCAGCGCGGGCAACGCGGCCTCGGTGCCCGCGCGCGGGTCGCGCAGTTCGCTGCCGAGCAGTTCGACCGCGCTGCGCAACGACGAGTGGTGCCCAACCCGGGTCGGCAGGTGCACGAACGCCGGGAGGTCCGCGAGCAGCGGATGCGGGCGCGCCGGGTCGAACGTGTAGTAGGCGCACAACAGCTCGGTGATCACACCTGAACCGTCGATGCGCATCTCGTCCAGCGGGGCCGTCTCGGTCGAGCTGGGCGCGAAGTCCACGAGCGGGCTGTCGGGGTGGTCGGCGAGCGCGTACCCGTTGCCGTGCGGGGTGAAGAGCACATCACCGACGTTGAGCGAGAGCGGCTCCCGGTCAGGTGACAGCAGCCAGCACGAGCCGGACAGCACGACGTGACAGCCCGCCGCCTGGCCCGGGTGGAAGCGAACTCCCCACGGGGCCGCGCTCGACGTGTGCGCCGCCGCGGGCCGGCCGAGTCGCATGGCGGTCAAGACATCACTGAGCACGTCCACAGCTGAAGACTCTAAGACATCTTTTGCAGCTCCTGAGCTATTCAGAGTCTTCCATTCCTTGCCTAACGTCGGAGACATGACATTTCACGTAGTGGTCGGCGCCGGGCCGACAGGCACAGCGACGGCACTGAAGCTCGCGGAGTCCGGGGACGACGCCGTCGTGGTCACCCGGCGAGGCTCGGGGCCACAGCACCCCCGCATCACCCTCGTCGCCGCCGACGCGTCGGACGCCGATGAACTGACCGCCCTCACCACCTCCGCAGCGACCCTCGTCAACTGCGCGGCGCCGCCGTACAACCGGTGGCCGGAGGAGACCCCGGCACTGTCCGCGTCCCTGCTGTCGACCGCCGAGCGCACCGGGGCGGCCTACCTCAACCTCAGCAATGTCTACGCCTACGGCCCGGTCGACGGTCCGCTCCACGCCGACCTGCCGCTGCGGCCCACGACGGTGAAGGGCCGGGTGCGAGCGCGGATGTTCCTCGACGGGATCGCGGCGCACCAGGCAGGCCGAGTGCGGTTCACCGAAGTCCGGCCGGGCGACTACCTCGGCGCGGGCGCGGGCGCCCTTTTCAACTGGCTCATCGCACCGAAGGTCCTGGCGGGCGAGGAAGTCGTGTTCCCCGCGGACCTCGACGCACCGCACAGCTGGACCTACACGGGCGACGTCGCCGGCACTCTTGTCGCGGCGGCCCGCTCCGACCGGTCGTGGGGCCACGCCTGGCACACGCCCCAGACCAGCGACATCCCGATCCGGGAGATCGTGGCGCGCTTCGCTGCCGTGGCGGGGGTCGCCGCGCCCGCGATCCGCGAGATGACGCCGTTGGAACTGCACACCGCCGCGTTGGCCGACCCGCTCATGGCGGAAACCGTGGAGATGCAGTACCTCTACCAGCGCCCAGCGGTCCTGGACGGCTCTCGTACCACCGACGTCCTGGGCGTCAAGCCGACCCCGTTGGACGACGTGCTGCGCGAGTCCGCGGCCGCACTGCACTAGTACCCTACGGGGGTACCGCAAAATCGAGGTAGGTTTGCGGCATCGACAGAAAGAGGTGCCCCCGTGCCACGGCTACGACCACTGGCCCCGGAAGAGGCCCCGGAGAAGTCCCGTGAACTGCTCAGCGACATCGTCACCCGGCGCGGCGGTGTGGGCGACATGGTCGCCACTATGGCTCATTCGCCCGCGCTGCTGCAGGGATATCTGGACTTCTCCCGCGCGATGAAGCGCGTGAAGCTCCCGCGCGCCCTCAGCGAGAAGATCTCCCTGGCGGCGCAAGAGTGGATCGGCTGCGCCAAGTGCCTCGCCGCGCACACCGAGGCCGCCCGCGCGGCAGGCCTGAGCGAGGTGGACATCTCCCTTGCGCGCCAAGGCACTTCGACGGACGCACGAGAGGCCGCGCTGATCGGTGCCGCCTTGCGCGTGCTGGCCGAGCCGTCGTCGATCTCGGATGACGACGTGGCCGAACTGCGGCGGCGCGGGTGGAGCGACCGGGTCATCGCCGAGATCGTCGGCCTGGTCACGCTGAACCTGCTGACCGGCGCCTTCAACCTGCTCGCAGGGTTGGAACCGAGCGCGTAGCTCATGCTCGTGCCCCGCCACCTCGACACGGTGACGGGGCACGAGCGGTATCGGCACTCCGATCATGCGGCCGCCCGCGCGGTCCGCCGTGAGCCGCGCAGCGTCGCGATGGCTGCGATCGTGCCCAGGACGGCGATTCCGCCCGCGCCGACGAAGGCCGCGGACAGGCCCTCGGTGAGCACCGCCGGGTTGCCGACCTCATCGGCCCCGAATGACGCCGCCAGCGCGGTCATCGCGGCAAGGCCGAGGGCGGAGCCCACCTGGTAGCTGGTGTTGACGATGCCCGAGGCCAGGCCACCTTCCTCCGGTCGGGCACTGGAGATCGCCGTGCCCAGCGAGGGGATGAACGCCAGCGCCATCCCCGTGGCCGCCACCAGCGAGGCGGGCAGGACGTCGGCCCAGAACGTGCCGTCCGGGCGCACCAGGGACAGCCAGCCCAGCCCGGCGGCGAGCACCGCGAGACCGGTGACGATCATCGGCTTCGGCCCGAAGCGCGCGGTCAGCCGGGGCGCCAGGGCGATCATCAGCACCATGATCACCACGGTCATCGGCAGCAGCGCCGCCCCGCTGGCGAACGCGCCCAGCCCGAGCACCTGCTGCAGGTAGAGGTTGAGGAAGAACCACATCGGGATCCAGGCGCCGCCGAGCAGCAGCTGGGCGATGTTCGCCGCGGCGAGACCGGGGGTGGCGAAGATCGACAGGCGGACCAGCGGCTGCCCGCGCCTGGCCTGGACGACGAGGAAGACCGCGATCAGCACGGCCGCGACGAGCAGGCCGACGACGGTCCGGACCGAGCCCCAGCCGAGGTCGGCTGCTTGCACGATCGTGTAGACCGCGACGGCGAGTCCGGCGGTGACCGTCAGCGCGCCGATCCAGTCGATGGAACCGCGCGCCACCACGCCTTCCGGCATCAGCGCCGGGATCGCGATCAGCACGGCCAGCGCGACGGGGACGTTGATGTAGAAGACCCACGGCCAGCTCAGGTACTCGGTGATCACGCCACCGAGGAACACCCCTGCCGTTCCTCCGGCAGGCGCCGCGGCGCCGTAGAGGGCCAGGGCCTTGCCGAGCTCCTGCGGCTTCCCGCCGAACAACGTCATCAGCAGGGTCAGCGCGGCCGGGGCGATGAGCGCCGACCCGATGCCCTGCGTCGCGCGGCCGAGCAGTTCGACCCACACCTGCTGCGCGGCTCCGGCCAGCACCGAGCCGGCCAGCAGCACCGCCCAGCCGGTGGCGAACAGCCTGCGGGCGCCGAACAGGTCCGCCAGCCGCCCGCCGAGCAGGAGCAGACCACCGAAGGCGACGACGTAGGCGTTGAAGACCCAGGACAGGTTCTCCTGCGAGAAGCCGAGATCCGCCTGGATGCGCGGCAGGGCCACGCCGATGATCGAGGTGTCCATGATGACCATGAACTGGGCCAGTGCGATGAGCCCGAGCGCCCACCAGCGCCGGGAACTCCCTGTTTGCTCCACAGTGGACATTGCTGCTCCCATACGGGGAGGGGGTATGTGACGCGGCGAAGCTAGCACGCGCGGGAGCAATACCCAAGGGGGGTATCCGGGTGAAGTGGATCACGGCTCGGGCGCGGTGATCCGGTCGCGACTGCCAGGGGGTGGTGCCACGATGCGGTTCCGACCGGAAACCAGGAGGACCACCGTGGCTTCTCACCTCAACCCCTACCTCAGCTTCACCGACAACGCGCGGCAGGCGATGAATTTCTACCGGGACGTCTTCGGCGGCACGCTGGAGGTGAACACCTTCGGCGAGTTCGGCATGACCGAGGGGGCCGACCTGGTCATGCACAGCCTGCTGGTCACCGACAGCGGCTTCCGGATCATGGGCGCGGACACCCCGCCGGGAATGGACTACCGGCCCGGCAACACCGTCACCGTCTGCGTCAACGGCGACGACGTCGACGAGCTGCACGGCTTCTGGACCAAGCTGATCGAGGGCGGAACCGTGGTGACCCCGCTGGAGAAGCAGGTGTGGGGCGACGAGTACGGCGCCTGCGAGGACCGCTTCGGCATCCAGTGGATGTTCAACATCTCCCAGCCGCAGGACTGAGCACGGGCGCGGTGGCCCGGCCCGGAAGGCGGACCGGGCCCGCCTTCACTGCACGTGGAAGGTGACGGTCGTGTGCGCGAAGTTGACCCAGCCGTTGCAGCTGATCCGGGTTCCCCGGGCGGTGACGACGTAGCCCCTGCCGCCCGAGCGCAGCGGCCCGCAACCATACGCGTCGGCCACCCAGTACCCAGGCCCCTTCTGCGACAGGCACAGGGTGCCGCCGGTCGCCTGGATGAAGATGCCGTGGGTCCTGTTGTACCGCGCGCACTTCTGGGCCGGGGTCTCCGCCGCGGCCTCGGCGGTCGCCACCGGGAGCACGGTCGCACCGAGCACCAGGGCGCCGACGGCCAGAATCGAACTGATCCTCATGTTCTCCCCTTTGTTGGACCGGCCAGGAGACTACGTACTCCGCGAAGACCGAAAAATCGCGCGACCTGGCCTCCAACCAGCGAAAACGGTTGCATCAACCCATCGGATCACAATGATCGAAAACCGATCTCGCGGCACCTGAACACCGATAACGGCTGTGCCGCGCGCGGCGTCGAGGAATCGCCGGAACGCGCATTCGAAGGTTTGATCACCACTCCGTGGCCGGATGCGGCCGACCAACTTGAGATGAGGAGGTGTTAAGTTCACATCCAGGCTCTCAACCTGGAGGTGGCTCGTGGGTGAGCTGGTGGTCGGCGTCGACCTGGGCACGCAGGGGGTGCGAGCCGTGGTCAGCGACCTGGGCGGGCACGTCCTCGGACAGGGCCACGCGCCGCTGACCAGCAACCGCAATGCTCGAACCCGCAAGCGGTTCTTCGGTCGTGACGGCGATCGGCACGAGCAGGACGCGGAGCGGTGGTGGCAGGCGGTCGGCACGGCCGTGCACACGGCGCTCGACGCGGCCCCGGATCGACCGGTGCTGGGCGTGGCGACGTGTGCGACCTCGGGCACCGTGGTGCTCACCGACGACGCGTTGCGGCCGAAGCTCCCCGCGCTGATGTACGACGACCTCCGCGCCAGGGACCACCGCGTCCTCGACAAGATCGACCCCGCCGTGTGGGACCGACTCGGCGTGCGGCCGCAACCGTCGTGGGCACTGGGCCGGATCGCGTGGCTGCGCGACCAGGAGCCGGACGGGCTCGTGCTGCACCAGGCGGACTTCGTCACCGGACGGCTGGCCGGGCACGCGGTCGCGGCCGACACGAGCCACGCGCTGAAGTCCGGGGCCGATCCGGTCACCCGGTCCTGGCCGGAGGAGATCCGGGCGGAGCTGGGCCCGCTGCCGGAACTCGCCCGGCCCGGCGCCGTGCTCGGCGAGGTCTGCGCGACCGCGGCGGAGCACACCGGGCTGCCGCTCGGCACGCCGATCATCGCCGGGATGACCGACGGGTGCGCGGCGCAGCTGGCCACCGGCGCGCTCGAAGTGGGCAGCTGGAACTCCGTACTGGGCACGACTTTGGTGGTCAAGGGCGTCACCGAGCGACGGATCACCGATCCGGACGGCAGCGTCTACAGCCACCTCTCCCCCGACGGTCACTGGTGGCCGGGCGGCGCGTCGAGCATCGGCGCCGGAGTGCTGGGCAGCGCGTTCCCCGGACGGGACCTGGCCGAGTTGGACGCGGCGGCACCGCTGCGCGAGGCGCTGGGCTGCGTGAGCTACCCGCTGGCCGGTCGGGGCGAGCGGTTCCCGTTCGTCCGTCCTGATGCGGAGGGCTTCACGCTCGGCGAGCCACGTGACGAGCTGGAGCGCTACGCGGCGACCCTCCAGGGTGTGGCGTTCGTGGAGCGGCTGTGCTTCGAGCACGTCGCGGGCCTCGGCGCGCCCGTGGGCGACACGATCCGGGTCACCGGCGGGGCCGTGCGCAGCGCCGCGTGGACGCAGCTGCGCGCGGACGTGCTCGGCCGGGCGCTTGAGCTGCCCGAGGTCGCTCAGCCCGCGTTCGGCATGGCGGTGCTGGCCGCCGCGAGCACGTCGGGCAGGACCACGGCCGACGCGGCGCGCGAGATGGTGCGAGTGGCACGGGTTTTCGAGCCGGACGCGCGGGTCGGCGCGGCCCTCGAACCGGGTTACCAGCGGCTGAGGAGGAGCCTGCTCGATGACTGAGCTAGCCTGTTCGATGACTGAGATCACTGTCGTGCGGCACGGGGAAACCGTGTGGCACAAGGAGAACCGCTATGCGGGCCGCTCCGATGTCGCGCTCACCGAGCGGGGCGAGCGGCAGGCGGCGGCGCTGGCGGACTGGGCCGAGAGCGCCGGGCTCACCGCTGTGCACTGCTCGTCGCTGAGCCGCGCGATGATCACCGCCGCGGCGGTCGGGGACCGGATCGGGCTCACGCCGGTGGTCGATCCGCGGCTGCTGGAGCTGGACTTCGGCGAGTGCGACGGGCTGACCGCGGCCGAGATGCCCGCCGATGTGCGAGCCCGGTTCGAGGCCGATCCGGTCGCCAACCACCTGCCCGGCGGCGAGCACCCGGCGGACGCGGCGAAGCGGTTCCTGGCCGGGCTCGACGATGCCGTCGCGGCGCACCCCGGCGGACGCGTCCTGGTGGTCGCGCACAGCACCGCCCTGCGGCTGGCGCTGTGCGAGGTGCTGGGCATCCCGCTTTCGCGCTACCGCACGGTGTTCCCGGCGATCGCGAACTGCCGCGGGGCCCGGCTGCGCGTCCACAATGGACAGTTTTCCTTGCTGTCGCTGAACGAACCGCTGGTCGGAGCCTCCGGATGAGCGAGCAGAACCTCTCGCGCCGACGCGAGGGCCGCCTGGACGAGCTCACCACGGTGCTGCTCGCCGAGGGGACCGCCACCGCACAGGACCTCGCCGACCGCTTCGACGTGAGCCTGATGACGATGCACCGCGATCTCGACGAGCTGGAGCGGCGCGGTCTGGTGCGCAAGTTCCGCGGCGGTGTCACCACGCAACCGTCCGGGGTGTTCGAGAGCAACGTGCTCTTCCGCCAGCAGGCGATGACCGCGCAGAAGCAGATCATCGCGCGGGCGGCGCGGCGGCTGGTGGAGCCGGGCATGTCGGTGATGCTGGACGACTCCACGTCCGTGCTGGCGCTGGCGAAGCTCCTCGACGACGTCACCCCGCTGCGAGTGGTGACGAACTTCCTGGCGGGCCTGAAGGTGCTCGCCGCCTTCCCGGGGATCTCGCTGACCGCGCTCGGCGGGGACTACGACCCCAACCACGACTCCTTCCTCGGCGTCGGCTGCGTCGAGGCGGTCGAGGCCCTGCGCGTGGACGCGGTGTTCGTCTCCACCTCGGCCGCCGCCGAGGGACTGGCATACCACCAGGAGCAGCACATCGTCTCGGTCAAGCGGGCGATGCTGGCCGCCGCCGCACGCCGCTACCTGTTGCTGGACAGCGGGAAGTTCGGCCGCGTGGCGCTGCACCGCGTGGTACCGCTGGACACCTTCGACGGCGTGATCGTCGACGACGGGATCTCCGAGGAGCAGCTGGCCGATCTCCGTGAACGCGGGATCGCCGTGGAGGTGGCGCGATGACCGGCTTCGACGGAGTGATCTTCGACATGGACGGCGTGATCGTCGAGTCGGAGCACCTGTGGGAGGAGAGCTGGACGGTCAGCGCGGCCGCGCGCGGCTACACCTGGACGCCGGAGAACACCTCGACCGTGCAGGGCATGAGCGCGCCGGAGTGGTCTGCCTACGTCGCGGCGCGGGCCGGGATGCCCGAGGAGGCCGAGGCCGTCCGCGCCGAGTGCGTGAAGTTCATGGTGGACAAGGTGCTCGGCGGTGAGGCGCCGTTGATGCCCGGAGCGGCCGAGCTGGTGCACGCGGTCGCCGATCTGGTGCCGGTCGCGGTCGCCTCGTCCGCGGCGCGGGTGGTGATCGAGGCGGTGCTCGCCGAGCACGGGCTGGCCGACCGGTTCGGCGCGGTCTGCTCCAGCGAGGAGGTCCCGTACGGCAAGCCCGCCCCCGACGTGTACCTGGAGGCGGCGCGGCGGCTGGGCGTGGACCCCGTGCGCTGCATGGGAATCGAGGACTCCAGCAACGGGATGCGCTCGGCGCGCGCCGCCGGGCTGACGCTGGTCGCGCTGCCGAACGCGGCCTATCCCCCGAAGCCGGACGCGCTGGCGCTGGCCGAGCACGTCGCGGCCACCCACGACGACGCACGCGAGTACATCACCGGGAGGCTGACGTCATGACCCTTCGTGTCCTGGCAGCGGGCGACAACTTCGTGCTCAGCTCGCTGCTCAAGAGCGCCGTGCTGCACGAGGTCCCGGACGCCGAAGTGTCCACAGTGGACTTCCCGTGGCCGGATGTGCCCTTCGGCAAGGTGGCCGAGGTCGACGAAGCCACCGGCACCGAGGAGGAGATGATCTCCGCACTGCGCGGGCACGACGTGCTGGTGACGCAGATGGGCGCGGTGACCGAGCGGGTGCTGCGCGAGTGCCCGGACCTCAAGCTCGTCGCGGTCAGCCGGGGTGGGCCGATCAACGTGAACATCCCCGCGGCCACCGCGGCGGGCGTCGCGGTCTGCTACGCGCCGGGCCGCAACGCGACGGCGACCGCGGAGATGACGATCGCGCTGATGCTGGCGGTGCTGCGGCGGGTGCCGGAGACGCACGCGCACACCGCGAACGGCGAGTGGCGCGGCGACTACTACCGCTACGAACGCTGCGGCCTCGAACTCGAAGGCACTCCGGTCGGCCTGGTCGGTTACGGCGCGATC
The window above is part of the Allokutzneria albata genome. Proteins encoded here:
- a CDS encoding sensor histidine kinase, which codes for MSLRPPVWAQDVLLALFITVMQVQGTITRISGEPEVVVRPLADLGYLGYGLLVISGLAVTVRRRWPVVVFVVTALASLTYYTLDFPDGPGWLGLFVALYTLTALGDGRRSLLMAGGGTAVLATVWLIAAADIEPRAAIGWVFFRIGASVMSAALGESVRTRKVIAAEALERAELAERTREEEARARVDEERLRIAREVHDTVAHAIAIINVQSGVTAHVLDKRPEQAREALKTIERTSSQALREMRSILGVLRDDSDGRVPQPGLAQICELVADAREAGLDVDVTMASPPPPVPGVVGSAVYRILQESITNVLRHVGPTRVAIVVEHSADAMEVRVTDEGRTDARTPEEPGRGILGMRERCQLLGGELEAGPLPGGGFAVTARLPLAS
- a CDS encoding DUF6223 family protein, with the protein product MSSFFTVLSAAGFGTGRLLPTTAAVLGLISVIIGGLALARGGRVLVRTALVTGLVSSVVGGLHIANSAGGLGTGNGLAGAIVAVALGLIGVVVCGLALRRVR
- a CDS encoding IS5 family transposase: MLPDRTQRAHDGHAEPDDHAIGRSRGGPTTKLHLACDRHGRPLSVVLTRGNVNDCTQFTRVVEAIRLRRPGPGRPGRRPDRVLADKGYSSRAIRGYLRRRGITATIPERRDQRANRARGGRAGGRPPAFDAESYKRRSVIERCFQRLKQHRAIATWYDTTAVSYQGMIDLATLLIWP
- a CDS encoding HNH endonuclease signature motif containing protein, whose product is MAAADIEDDLVAAYAAIGKAVADFALTLMKLYDDLDPQVQQYAGDVLMPLLRVSQVKGNKLIDRAMSLVEHPVVLEALSEGRIDEGKALMIIDQVSVLDAANQAIAEPVLINHAASHNYTASQRYARRYVLKLDAEAALRRHEEKRKQRLVEKFNLDDGMASLRVVLPALDAALAFDRIDRIARALPKDDRTLDQKRSDVAADLLMGRETPAPQGEVCVNLTMPITNILDLTKDPVMLAGYGPLPAPIVADVAANGIWKRILTDPVTGMAEHITTYRPTPAQRELINARYPTCTMVGCNQPAHRCDLDHCCPFDGTNTTIANLRPNCRHHHRMKTHSNWSCENRPDGTHAWTTPSGKVIETELEPIADPAPF
- a CDS encoding AraC family transcriptional regulator — protein: MDVLSDVLTAMRLGRPAAAHTSSAAPWGVRFHPGQAAGCHVVLSGSCWLLSPDREPLSLNVGDVLFTPHGNGYALADHPDSPLVDFAPSSTETAPLDEMRIDGSGVITELLCAYYTFDPARPHPLLADLPAFVHLPTRVGHHSSLRSAVELLGSELRDPRAGTEAALPALVDMLLLYVLRAWLDDQPADRAGWASALRDPAVTAALRQIHRHPEQQWTVAALAERAGLSRAAFAKRFTAIVGDTPLGYLTWWRMTMAARMLRESTKSLRAIADSCGYGSEYAFSKAFKRSYGVAPGRYRATSVG
- a CDS encoding NAD-dependent epimerase/dehydratase family protein, giving the protein MTFHVVVGAGPTGTATALKLAESGDDAVVVTRRGSGPQHPRITLVAADASDADELTALTTSAATLVNCAAPPYNRWPEETPALSASLLSTAERTGAAYLNLSNVYAYGPVDGPLHADLPLRPTTVKGRVRARMFLDGIAAHQAGRVRFTEVRPGDYLGAGAGALFNWLIAPKVLAGEEVVFPADLDAPHSWTYTGDVAGTLVAAARSDRSWGHAWHTPQTSDIPIREIVARFAAVAGVAAPAIREMTPLELHTAALADPLMAETVEMQYLYQRPAVLDGSRTTDVLGVKPTPLDDVLRESAAALH
- a CDS encoding carboxymuconolactone decarboxylase family protein — translated: MPRLRPLAPEEAPEKSRELLSDIVTRRGGVGDMVATMAHSPALLQGYLDFSRAMKRVKLPRALSEKISLAAQEWIGCAKCLAAHTEAARAAGLSEVDISLARQGTSTDAREAALIGAALRVLAEPSSISDDDVAELRRRGWSDRVIAEIVGLVTLNLLTGAFNLLAGLEPSA
- a CDS encoding MFS transporter, which encodes MSTVEQTGSSRRWWALGLIALAQFMVIMDTSIIGVALPRIQADLGFSQENLSWVFNAYVVAFGGLLLLGGRLADLFGARRLFATGWAVLLAGSVLAGAAQQVWVELLGRATQGIGSALIAPAALTLLMTLFGGKPQELGKALALYGAAAPAGGTAGVFLGGVITEYLSWPWVFYINVPVALAVLIAIPALMPEGVVARGSIDWIGALTVTAGLAVAVYTIVQAADLGWGSVRTVVGLLVAAVLIAVFLVVQARRGQPLVRLSIFATPGLAAANIAQLLLGGAWIPMWFFLNLYLQQVLGLGAFASGAALLPMTVVIMVLMIALAPRLTARFGPKPMIVTGLAVLAAGLGWLSLVRPDGTFWADVLPASLVAATGMALAFIPSLGTAISSARPEEGGLASGIVNTSYQVGSALGLAAMTALAASFGADEVGNPAVLTEGLSAAFVGAGGIAVLGTIAAIATLRGSRRTARAAA
- a CDS encoding VOC family protein; its protein translation is MASHLNPYLSFTDNARQAMNFYRDVFGGTLEVNTFGEFGMTEGADLVMHSLLVTDSGFRIMGADTPPGMDYRPGNTVTVCVNGDDVDELHGFWTKLIEGGTVVTPLEKQVWGDEYGACEDRFGIQWMFNISQPQD